The following proteins are encoded in a genomic region of Desulfosporosinus youngiae DSM 17734:
- a CDS encoding DUF3784 domain-containing protein, translating to MLSMIIMEVCAVLLLVLGLFLKKGKGLMLLAGYNTMSKEERDLIDKRELSKAAGNLMFRAALALALLGLTIYFKLSWGTIILMVILIADPIILSVRMSAKMPKTTSRGGIIVALVFTAVTFIFVGGLLFYGEKEPVVKISDNQIRIAGMYGLSVDFSDISSISLIEKSVADLGAGRRTNGYGGFSESLKGHFDSPDLGKVLLFVKSGASPTLWIERESQEDIYLSFKDGEKTKSLYQELKGVVPVK from the coding sequence ATGTTGAGCATGATCATAATGGAGGTTTGTGCTGTCCTGCTTCTTGTGCTGGGCTTATTCTTGAAAAAAGGAAAAGGGCTTATGCTTTTGGCGGGATACAACACCATGTCCAAAGAAGAGCGGGATCTGATCGATAAAAGGGAGCTTTCAAAAGCTGCCGGAAACTTAATGTTCAGAGCTGCGCTTGCTTTAGCATTATTAGGTCTCACGATCTATTTCAAATTGAGTTGGGGAACGATTATCCTTATGGTTATTCTCATAGCCGATCCAATTATTTTATCAGTCAGAATGTCCGCCAAAATGCCAAAGACCACTTCCCGAGGCGGTATCATCGTTGCCCTGGTTTTTACTGCAGTGACCTTTATTTTCGTAGGTGGCCTGCTTTTTTATGGGGAGAAAGAACCTGTAGTCAAAATTTCGGATAATCAAATCCGAATTGCTGGCATGTATGGCTTGAGCGTTGACTTTTCCGATATTTCTTCCATATCTCTGATCGAGAAAAGTGTGGCAGACCTGGGGGCCGGCCGCCGGACCAATGGCTATGGAGGATTTAGTGAATCCTTGAAAGGCCACTTTGATTCTCCTGATCTTGGGAAGGTTTTGCTTTTTGTTAAATCTGGAGCATCGCCTACCTTATGGATTGAACGGGAGAGCCAAGAAGATATTTATCTTAGTTTTAAGGATGGGGAAAAAACGAAGTCTCTGTATCAGGAATTGAAAGGAGTAGTTCCCGTTAAATAA
- a CDS encoding ABC transporter substrate-binding protein — MNKPKLYLLRKRFAPLLILLVVVLLAGLPGCGPSPTTAKAPEEGKKDELVLAVGMADYGMFDPKKTWGAIGQIRLTHSSLLKPTKDLTFVGDLAKSFETSKDGYTWTFKIRNDAKFSNGDPVTIEDVLFTYEMLKEDGIAFDLSFVDKIEINGSDTIIFTLKEARSTFVSQLSEIGIVPKHSYDDNYSKNPIGSGPYQVTQYDNGEQIIMDYNPYWYGDEPQFKKLTFLLLGEDAAFAAAKAGQVDICYIPPKFAGQTLQGMTLHVLESVDSRGVTLPVLPSGETGYINSNEVKVGHDITSYLAIRQALNIGLSRQGIIDITMNGYGKAAYSIVDGTPWFNEKTVIEDGRVEDAKQLLAEAGWVDTNGDGIVEKDGLKAEFALYFPSSDQLRGDIALAVADQALGLGIKINITGATWDEIFVQGKANACLWGGGRLHPHQLYTMYSSKVFNHGYNNLTHYINPAVDDYLDKAMHASTQEEANKYWKLAQWDGKTGFSPLGDVPIVWLARVDHLYLVNDKVDIGNQLMHTHGYEFGLFGNITEWSSKE, encoded by the coding sequence ATGAACAAGCCCAAGTTATATTTGCTTCGGAAGCGGTTCGCCCCCCTGCTGATTCTTCTGGTTGTCGTTCTTTTGGCTGGTCTGCCCGGGTGCGGTCCCTCCCCGACGACTGCAAAGGCGCCGGAGGAAGGGAAGAAGGACGAACTGGTCCTGGCTGTGGGAATGGCCGATTATGGGATGTTCGATCCTAAAAAGACATGGGGTGCCATCGGGCAAATCCGGCTAACCCACAGTTCGCTGCTTAAGCCCACGAAGGACTTAACCTTTGTCGGCGATCTTGCCAAATCCTTTGAGACGAGTAAAGACGGATATACCTGGACCTTTAAAATCCGCAATGATGCGAAATTTTCCAACGGTGACCCGGTTACTATAGAGGATGTCCTGTTTACCTATGAAATGCTGAAGGAGGACGGAATCGCCTTTGACCTTTCCTTTGTCGATAAAATTGAGATTAACGGTAGTGACACCATTATTTTCACCTTGAAAGAAGCGCGTTCCACATTTGTCAGCCAGCTTTCTGAAATCGGCATTGTGCCCAAACATAGTTACGATGACAACTATTCAAAAAATCCAATTGGCTCCGGACCCTATCAGGTAACGCAGTATGATAATGGCGAACAGATCATTATGGACTATAATCCCTATTGGTACGGTGACGAGCCCCAATTTAAGAAACTCACCTTCCTGCTGCTGGGGGAAGATGCCGCTTTTGCAGCGGCGAAGGCCGGACAAGTTGATATTTGTTACATTCCCCCTAAATTTGCGGGACAGACCCTCCAAGGAATGACCTTACATGTTCTGGAGAGCGTTGATTCCAGAGGCGTTACCCTTCCGGTTCTGCCCAGCGGCGAAACCGGGTACATTAACAGCAACGAAGTCAAAGTCGGCCATGACATTACCTCTTACCTGGCCATCCGTCAGGCGCTGAACATCGGGTTAAGCCGTCAGGGAATTATTGATATCACCATGAACGGATACGGAAAAGCCGCCTACTCTATTGTTGACGGCACACCCTGGTTTAATGAAAAAACGGTCATTGAGGACGGCCGGGTTGAAGATGCTAAACAATTGCTGGCAGAGGCCGGATGGGTGGATACCAACGGAGATGGCATTGTCGAGAAGGATGGGCTGAAAGCGGAATTTGCTTTGTATTTTCCTTCCAGTGACCAGCTGCGCGGCGACATCGCCTTGGCTGTTGCCGATCAAGCCCTTGGCCTGGGGATCAAGATCAATATCACCGGCGCCACCTGGGATGAAATATTTGTTCAGGGCAAGGCCAATGCTTGCTTGTGGGGGGGAGGCCGGCTTCATCCCCATCAATTGTATACCATGTATTCTTCGAAGGTATTTAATCACGGTTATAATAATTTGACTCACTATATAAATCCTGCGGTGGACGATTATCTGGACAAAGCCATGCATGCCTCTACCCAGGAAGAAGCCAATAAGTATTGGAAGCTGGCCCAATGGGATGGGAAAACCGGTTTCAGCCCCCTTGGTGACGTTCCCATCGTTTGGCTGGCCCGGGTCGACCATTTGTACCTGGTGAATGATAAGGTGGATATCGGCAACCAGCTCATGCATACCCATGGCTATGAATTTGGGCTGTTTGGCAATATCACTGAGTGGTCCAGCAAGGAATAA
- a CDS encoding ABC transporter ATP-binding protein gives MALRGENLGVYYKKDQWIFKNMNIKVSPGQVLGLSGYSGCGKTTLARILAGYIVPQTGRVSVDSKPLASKGFRPVQLIYQHPEKAINPRWKMDDVLTETYSPSQDILDAFGIREDWRKRWPIELSGGELQRFCIVRALNPNTRYIIADEMTTMLDAITQARIWHVFLDICQSRKIGLIVVSHEISLLNRLCDQVVQVGNR, from the coding sequence ATGGCTTTGAGGGGAGAGAACCTGGGGGTTTATTATAAAAAGGATCAGTGGATTTTTAAGAACATGAACATCAAGGTATCACCTGGTCAAGTCCTTGGTTTATCCGGATACAGCGGCTGCGGGAAAACGACGCTGGCCAGAATTTTAGCCGGATATATAGTACCTCAGACCGGCAGGGTGAGCGTGGATTCTAAGCCTTTGGCCTCAAAAGGTTTTCGCCCGGTCCAATTAATCTATCAGCACCCGGAAAAGGCCATCAATCCCCGCTGGAAAATGGACGATGTACTAACCGAAACCTATTCCCCTTCCCAGGATATTTTGGATGCTTTCGGTATCCGGGAGGATTGGCGGAAGCGATGGCCCATTGAGCTCTCCGGCGGAGAGCTGCAGAGGTTTTGTATTGTGCGTGCTTTGAACCCAAACACGCGCTATATTATTGCCGACGAAATGACTACTATGCTGGATGCTATTACCCAGGCCAGGATCTGGCATGTTTTTCTCGATATTTGCCAAAGCAGAAAGATCGGTCTTATTGTGGTCAGCCATGAGATCAGCCTTCTGAACCGCCTGTGTGACCAGGTGGTTCAAGTGGGGAATAGGTGA
- a CDS encoding RNA-guided endonuclease TnpB family protein has product MNKAYNFRLMPTKEQELLFAKTFGCVRFVYNKMLEERIELYEQFKDNEAELKKYKSPTPAKYKAEFVWLKEVDSLALANAQMNLQTAYNNFFRDKRIGFPKFKAKHRDKNSYTTNNVNNNIRLGDKQIKLPKLGFVKLKQHREIPGNQIIKSCTISKSSSGNYFVSILVEYFQDVQPISPTRENVLGLDFDMKNLYTDSQCVRAEYPGFYRKAIEKLAREQRKLAKCTKGSNNRRKQRVRVAKVHEKVANCRKDFLHKRSRELVDSYDAIVIEDLNMKEMSQCLNFGKSVSDNAWGMFTTFLKYKLENEGKLLVKVNKWFPSSKTCHYCGGINKELELSDKEWICSSCGCTVDRDYNASKNIRDEGLRLLALIA; this is encoded by the coding sequence ATGAACAAGGCTTACAATTTTAGATTGATGCCAACCAAAGAGCAGGAACTATTATTTGCCAAAACATTTGGTTGTGTAAGGTTCGTCTACAACAAAATGTTAGAGGAACGAATTGAGCTATACGAGCAATTCAAAGACAATGAAGCTGAATTGAAGAAGTATAAGTCACCGACTCCTGCTAAATATAAGGCTGAATTTGTTTGGCTAAAAGAAGTTGATTCCCTAGCCTTGGCAAATGCGCAGATGAATTTGCAAACTGCCTACAACAACTTCTTTAGAGATAAACGGATTGGATTTCCAAAGTTCAAGGCTAAACATCGAGATAAGAATTCTTATACAACCAATAACGTCAACAACAATATTAGGCTTGGAGATAAGCAAATCAAACTTCCAAAGCTTGGTTTTGTTAAGTTGAAACAACACCGCGAAATACCCGGCAATCAAATTATTAAGTCTTGTACTATATCCAAATCATCCTCTGGCAACTATTTTGTGAGCATCCTGGTTGAATATTTTCAAGATGTACAACCAATCTCTCCAACAAGGGAAAATGTTTTGGGGTTAGACTTTGATATGAAAAACCTTTATACAGATAGCCAATGTGTGAGGGCAGAGTATCCAGGATTCTACCGTAAAGCAATTGAGAAACTTGCAAGAGAGCAACGTAAGTTAGCAAAGTGTACCAAGGGAAGCAACAACCGACGTAAGCAAAGGGTCAGAGTTGCCAAGGTGCATGAAAAGGTTGCCAATTGCAGAAAGGATTTCCTCCATAAGAGGTCAAGAGAATTAGTGGATAGCTATGATGCAATAGTGATCGAAGACTTGAATATGAAAGAAATGAGCCAATGTCTGAATTTCGGAAAATCAGTCAGTGACAATGCTTGGGGAATGTTCACGACATTCCTAAAATACAAGCTAGAGAATGAAGGAAAATTATTAGTCAAAGTTAATAAATGGTTTCCTTCCTCCAAAACCTGTCATTACTGCGGTGGGATTAACAAGGAGTTGGAACTTTCCGATAAAGAGTGGATTTGTTCCTCCTGTGGATGCACCGTTGATCGAGACTATAATGCTTCTAAAAATATCAGAGATGAAGGGTTGAGACTACTTGCCTTGATAGCATAA
- a CDS encoding response regulator transcription factor, with the protein MPENSTVLVVDDDPEIREIIHILLQREGFAVQEAADADTALARLTPAVDLAILDIMLPEKSGFELCSEIRKVTTIPILFLTAKNQDADKAEGFSCGGDDYLVKPFSSIELISRVKALLRRYLIYQKQAPAAKKEIRLRDLCLDLDTGAVSRSGEIIALTSMEYQVFRLLLLNRRKVFAAKEIYEHIWQEPFLPLSNNTIMVHIKNLRRKLEKDLVHPQYIRTVWGKGYYIE; encoded by the coding sequence ATGCCGGAAAACTCAACCGTTCTTGTGGTGGACGACGATCCTGAAATACGGGAAATTATTCATATATTACTGCAAAGAGAAGGCTTTGCGGTGCAGGAAGCTGCCGACGCAGACACCGCATTGGCAAGGCTTACACCTGCGGTTGATTTAGCTATTCTGGATATTATGCTGCCGGAAAAATCCGGATTTGAGCTGTGTTCGGAAATCCGGAAAGTCACCACCATCCCCATTTTATTCCTGACCGCCAAAAACCAGGATGCGGATAAAGCCGAGGGATTTTCCTGCGGTGGCGACGATTATCTTGTCAAACCTTTTTCTTCAATCGAACTAATTTCCAGGGTAAAGGCCCTTCTGCGCCGATATCTAATCTATCAAAAGCAAGCGCCTGCCGCTAAAAAAGAAATCAGGCTCCGGGATTTATGTCTGGATTTGGATACGGGAGCCGTCTCCCGTTCAGGAGAAATAATTGCCCTGACCAGCATGGAATATCAGGTGTTCCGACTCTTATTGCTCAATCGCCGCAAGGTTTTTGCTGCTAAAGAAATATACGAACACATATGGCAGGAGCCCTTTCTTCCTCTTTCCAACAACACGATCATGGTCCATATTAAAAACCTGAGAAGAAAATTAGAGAAGGATTTAGTCCATCCCCAATATATTCGTACTGTTTGGGGAAAGGGGTATTATATTGAATAA
- a CDS encoding ABC transporter permease: MSQKILMRFLRMITLMLGLSILTFWLIHLSPIDPVNAYAVSDTSMSQEQLEKLKEYWGVDKSPVEQYFSWAGALLHGDFGMSKLYRVPVMDIIKSRAMTSFALMGTAWLLSGVFGYILGAVAAIKRGKLLDRFIKWYSYVLVSIPTFLLALILLLVFAVWLEMFPIGLTKPIGLVDADVTWADRLRHFILPALTLSLLGVANIAMHTREKMIDILNTEYVTFARARGETTWEIFKNHGFRNSIIPAISIQFAYFSELFGGSVLAEQVFAYPGLGSTLTTAGLKGDLPLLLGIILIASVFVFVGNFIADILNTIVDPRIKRGDIRC; this comes from the coding sequence ATGTCTCAAAAAATCCTCATGCGCTTTCTGCGCATGATTACGCTGATGTTGGGCTTATCCATCCTGACATTTTGGTTAATCCATTTGTCTCCTATTGACCCTGTTAATGCCTATGCGGTAAGTGATACTTCGATGTCACAGGAACAACTGGAAAAACTGAAGGAATACTGGGGGGTTGACAAATCTCCTGTGGAACAATATTTTTCCTGGGCAGGTGCTTTGCTGCACGGCGATTTTGGCATGTCCAAGCTGTATAGAGTCCCCGTTATGGACATTATTAAAAGCAGGGCTATGACCTCCTTCGCCCTCATGGGCACAGCATGGCTGCTGTCCGGTGTTTTCGGTTATATACTGGGAGCGGTGGCCGCCATCAAACGGGGCAAGCTGCTGGACCGTTTCATTAAATGGTACAGTTATGTTCTGGTTTCTATTCCCACCTTTTTGCTGGCTTTAATTTTACTGCTGGTTTTTGCAGTCTGGTTGGAAATGTTTCCAATCGGCTTGACAAAACCCATTGGCTTAGTGGATGCCGACGTTACCTGGGCGGACCGCCTCCGCCATTTCATTCTCCCTGCCTTGACTTTAAGCCTTTTAGGCGTTGCCAATATCGCCATGCATACCAGGGAAAAAATGATCGATATCCTCAATACGGAATACGTTACCTTTGCCAGAGCACGAGGAGAAACAACCTGGGAAATTTTTAAAAACCATGGTTTCCGCAACTCCATTATCCCGGCTATTTCCATTCAGTTTGCTTATTTCAGTGAATTATTCGGCGGTTCCGTTTTGGCGGAGCAGGTATTTGCTTACCCGGGATTGGGCAGCACCCTGACCACCGCCGGCTTAAAAGGAGATCTTCCTCTGCTGCTGGGAATTATTTTAATTGCTTCCGTGTTTGTGTTTGTTGGCAATTTTATTGCGGACATCTTAAATACCATTGTCGACCCGCGGATTAAAAGGGGGGATATAAGATGCTAG
- a CDS encoding ABC transporter ATP-binding protein: MLKTAQPLLKVENLSIGFSQYFRGTQKRVIQPISNLQVDIEAGEIVAVLGASGSGKSLLAHAILGILPTNAICSGSIIYRGEELTEKRKAGLRGREISFIPQSVNYLDPLMPMGRQVQIGLDKQSAQEKQQRLFAHYGLKESDGKLYPHELSGGMLRRVLFATSVREGVKLVIADEPTPGIHPQALAEILKQLRQFAREGAGVMLITHDIMSAVKIADRVAVINDGQTIEVSQVSAFSGTGEQLKTDYARRLWRALPQNGFTYRELGWEA, encoded by the coding sequence ATGCTTAAAACAGCGCAACCGTTATTGAAAGTGGAAAACTTGTCCATTGGGTTTTCCCAATACTTTAGAGGAACTCAAAAACGTGTCATTCAGCCCATTTCCAATCTTCAGGTGGATATTGAGGCGGGGGAGATCGTTGCGGTTCTGGGGGCCAGCGGCTCAGGGAAAAGCCTGCTGGCCCATGCCATCCTGGGCATTCTCCCTACCAATGCCATCTGCTCCGGCAGTATTATATATCGTGGGGAAGAGTTAACTGAAAAGCGCAAAGCGGGACTGCGGGGCCGGGAAATTTCGTTTATCCCTCAGTCGGTGAATTATCTGGATCCCCTGATGCCCATGGGAAGGCAGGTTCAGATCGGATTGGATAAACAAAGTGCCCAGGAAAAGCAGCAAAGGCTGTTTGCCCATTACGGATTAAAGGAAAGCGACGGCAAACTATATCCCCATGAATTATCCGGAGGGATGCTGCGCAGGGTGTTGTTTGCCACCAGTGTCAGAGAGGGGGTAAAGCTGGTCATAGCCGATGAGCCAACTCCCGGCATCCATCCCCAGGCCCTGGCAGAAATTCTCAAGCAGCTGCGGCAGTTTGCCCGGGAGGGTGCCGGGGTCATGCTCATCACCCATGACATCATGTCCGCGGTTAAAATTGCGGATCGCGTTGCTGTGATTAACGACGGGCAGACCATAGAGGTCTCCCAGGTATCCGCCTTTTCCGGAACGGGGGAACAGTTGAAAACAGACTATGCCAGAAGATTATGGCGGGCCTTGCCGCAAAATGGTTTTACGTACCGGGAATTGGGGTGGGAAGCATAA
- a CDS encoding zinc-dependent alcohol dehydrogenase, giving the protein MKAVTYQGKRDMQVKNVADPVLIKNDDIIVRITSTAICGSDLHIYQGALPAQKDYVVGHEPMGIVEEVGPEVTRVKKGDRVVLPFNVACGHCHYCQHDMESQCDNANTYPNPHKIDTGGYFGFTDRYGDYLGGQAELLRVPYGNNIPFLIPESCELPDESVLFLSDVLPTAYWSVIHGGVKKDDTVVVLGCGPIGLMAQKFAWMNGAKRVIAVDSLPYRLQKAKQINNVETINFEEIADTGHHIHELTSGGADVVIDCVGMDGKKTPLEAVEQSIKLIGGTLSPLKIASDAVRKCGTIQITGVYGAKYNQFPLGGIWERNINLKMGQAPVIHLMPMLFEKIISGELDPTRIISHQIPLDQASEAYRIFNDHEDECTKVILKP; this is encoded by the coding sequence ATGAAAGCAGTTACGTACCAAGGCAAAAGAGATATGCAGGTCAAAAATGTAGCAGATCCTGTTTTGATAAAGAACGATGATATTATTGTAAGAATCACATCCACTGCGATTTGTGGTTCCGATCTCCATATTTATCAGGGTGCATTGCCAGCTCAAAAAGACTATGTAGTCGGCCATGAGCCAATGGGAATTGTCGAAGAGGTAGGCCCGGAGGTCACGCGTGTCAAAAAAGGCGACAGAGTCGTATTGCCTTTCAATGTTGCCTGCGGTCATTGCCACTACTGCCAACATGACATGGAAAGCCAATGTGACAATGCCAATACGTATCCTAATCCGCATAAAATAGATACGGGCGGTTACTTTGGTTTTACAGACCGTTACGGCGACTATCTCGGCGGCCAGGCCGAATTACTGCGTGTGCCGTATGGGAATAACATTCCTTTCCTCATCCCGGAATCATGCGAACTGCCCGACGAGTCGGTACTTTTTCTATCCGACGTACTACCAACAGCTTATTGGAGCGTTATCCATGGCGGAGTAAAAAAGGATGATACGGTCGTCGTTCTCGGCTGCGGCCCAATCGGTTTAATGGCACAAAAATTCGCTTGGATGAATGGAGCTAAACGGGTTATTGCCGTTGACAGCCTACCCTACAGACTACAAAAAGCAAAACAAATCAACAATGTAGAAACGATTAACTTTGAAGAAATTGCCGATACCGGACACCATATCCATGAACTAACAAGCGGCGGAGCGGATGTAGTCATTGATTGTGTAGGCATGGATGGCAAAAAAACACCCCTTGAAGCTGTTGAACAAAGTATAAAGTTGATTGGCGGCACATTAAGTCCGCTCAAAATCGCCTCTGATGCCGTCCGCAAATGCGGCACTATCCAGATTACAGGCGTTTATGGCGCAAAGTACAATCAGTTTCCGCTTGGAGGCATTTGGGAGCGAAATATCAATCTAAAAATGGGTCAAGCGCCTGTCATCCATCTCATGCCAATGCTATTTGAGAAAATCATATCGGGAGAACTCGATCCAACCCGAATTATTAGCCACCAAATCCCGTTGGATCAGGCGAGCGAAGCCTATCGGATATTTAATGACCATGAGGATGAATGTACCAAGGTCATTCTGAAACCATAA
- a CDS encoding ABC transporter permease — MLEQLGRKEDVLLDTGKTGNARKKILWMIGFSVCLIGFILILSFILSNDNLRVNNTSKNLMPSLQHLFGTDWLGRDMFTRTMKGLRLSLAVGIFATVISVAVATLLGTAAAIFGKKIDEVISWLIDLFIGMPHLIFMILICYIVGGGIRGIVIGVAMTHWTSLARVVRAEVLQIKSAEYIQLSQSYGKSAWYIARKHVMPSVFPQIMIGSFLMFPHVILHEAALTFLGFGLSPQTPAVGIILSEAMSHLSTGQWWLILFPGILLILVAKSFDNIGEQLRILLDPASSNE; from the coding sequence ATGCTAGAGCAATTAGGAAGGAAAGAGGATGTTCTTCTTGACACAGGAAAAACAGGCAATGCCCGCAAAAAGATCCTTTGGATGATTGGCTTTTCCGTCTGCCTGATCGGTTTTATCCTTATTCTCAGCTTTATTTTAAGCAATGACAATCTTCGTGTAAACAATACCAGCAAGAATCTTATGCCAAGCTTGCAACATTTGTTTGGCACGGATTGGCTGGGCCGGGATATGTTTACCCGAACGATGAAAGGGCTGCGGCTGTCCCTGGCCGTTGGAATTTTTGCTACGGTCATCAGTGTTGCTGTGGCCACCCTTCTCGGAACTGCGGCAGCCATATTCGGTAAAAAAATAGATGAAGTGATTTCCTGGCTCATTGACCTCTTCATCGGTATGCCTCACCTGATCTTCATGATTTTAATCTGTTATATCGTGGGCGGGGGGATACGGGGCATCGTCATCGGCGTAGCCATGACCCACTGGACCTCACTGGCCAGGGTGGTACGGGCCGAAGTCCTGCAGATAAAAAGTGCGGAATACATCCAACTATCCCAAAGCTATGGTAAGTCTGCCTGGTATATTGCCAGAAAACATGTCATGCCTTCTGTGTTTCCACAAATCATGATTGGATCGTTCTTAATGTTTCCTCATGTCATCCTGCATGAGGCTGCTCTCACTTTTTTAGGCTTTGGGCTGTCGCCGCAAACGCCGGCTGTGGGGATTATTCTGTCCGAAGCCATGAGCCATCTTTCTACAGGCCAATGGTGGCTGATCCTGTTCCCGGGAATTCTGTTGATTCTTGTGGCCAAGAGCTTTGATAATATTGGCGAACAACTAAGAATTTTGCTGGACCCGGCCAGCTCCAACGAATAG
- a CDS encoding HAMP domain-containing sensor histidine kinase, which produces MNKVNREYKLSRTLMITAVLACLASALLFIGLQYLSRGLIYDYCKKPEVISAHIEKKINSLRQYIQDNNISLSELSELDHWMRGNELTEIVIYHDSMLVYSSHTLSPSFTFPSQPKFPDFYLWHNKYVLIFPEGTAEVYIKDFFEHRYLDYTTYFNLLLFFLTFISIMVFFIHKKVSYINTLEKEIRILEGGDLHYPITIKGNDELASLAQEIDEMRKAVIAREDYAERVRVATNTLMAGVSHDLRTPLTALIGYLEVLEGEGIPAKESPFLLKCKQRALQIKDLINHLFDYFFISTNDYKEIELKHYPAPKALSEIIHEYIYLLEQSGFTVSPAIELPGGTIKVDAGMIQRIFDNMLSNVQKYADPAHPVRLHSTIGPGELVFVFENHIRNSLEPAPQAGLGLNNCQKIMLLHQGRFSYEQKDHRFTIQLAFPLI; this is translated from the coding sequence TTGAATAAAGTAAACCGTGAATATAAGCTGTCCCGAACCTTGATGATAACGGCTGTTTTGGCATGTCTTGCTTCTGCTTTGCTTTTTATCGGTCTGCAGTACCTATCCCGGGGCCTCATCTATGATTATTGTAAAAAGCCGGAGGTGATTTCCGCTCACATTGAGAAAAAAATAAACAGCCTGCGGCAGTATATCCAAGACAACAACATCTCTTTGTCGGAACTCTCCGAGCTGGATCACTGGATGCGGGGAAATGAATTAACGGAGATCGTGATTTATCACGACTCTATGCTGGTCTATAGTTCCCATACCCTGTCACCCAGCTTTACCTTTCCCAGCCAGCCCAAGTTTCCCGACTTTTATCTATGGCATAACAAATATGTATTGATTTTCCCGGAGGGAACCGCGGAAGTTTATATCAAGGATTTTTTTGAACACCGTTATCTAGACTATACGACTTACTTCAATTTGCTGCTCTTCTTCCTCACTTTTATTTCCATCATGGTCTTTTTCATCCATAAAAAGGTATCTTATATCAATACCTTGGAAAAGGAAATAAGAATTTTAGAAGGCGGCGATCTCCATTACCCGATTACCATCAAGGGCAACGATGAGCTGGCCTCTCTGGCACAGGAAATTGATGAAATGCGCAAAGCGGTCATCGCGCGGGAAGACTACGCTGAACGGGTCAGAGTGGCCACCAACACATTGATGGCCGGTGTTTCTCATGATCTCCGCACTCCTCTTACGGCCTTAATCGGTTATCTGGAGGTACTGGAGGGTGAAGGCATCCCTGCTAAGGAGAGTCCTTTCCTTCTCAAATGTAAACAGCGGGCCCTGCAAATTAAAGACTTAATTAACCATCTGTTTGACTATTTTTTCATATCCACCAACGATTATAAGGAAATTGAATTAAAACATTACCCTGCTCCCAAAGCCTTGAGTGAGATAATCCATGAGTATATCTATTTATTGGAACAGAGCGGCTTTACTGTTTCCCCTGCTATTGAACTGCCTGGGGGGACGATCAAAGTGGACGCCGGCATGATTCAGAGAATATTTGACAATATGCTCTCCAACGTTCAAAAGTACGCTGACCCTGCCCATCCCGTTCGGCTGCATAGTACAATTGGCCCCGGCGAGCTGGTTTTCGTTTTTGAAAATCATATCCGGAATTCCCTGGAACCTGCTCCCCAAGCAGGGCTTGGCTTAAATAATTGTCAAAAAATCATGCTTCTGCATCAGGGGCGGTTTAGTTATGAGCAAAAAGATCATCGATTCACAATTCAACTTGCTTTTCCGCTCATCTAA